A single window of Coleofasciculus chthonoplastes PCC 7420 DNA harbors:
- the urtC gene encoding urea ABC transporter permease subunit UrtC — MTSDSVIEIPGIDQRRKRRQSLLIEGGVVTLIALLLIIVFPLVLSDFRLSLLGRFLALAIAALAIDLIWGYTGLLSLGHGIFFALGGYALAMHLTLAPLEGDSLPEFMSLYGVDKLPWFWQPFDSFGFAVFAVIIVPAVVGGLFGYLVFRNRIRGVYFSILTQAATIVFFNFFNGQQKLFNGTNGLTNYQTLLGADVNATRTQFIFYTITILLLVVSYALCRWLTQGRFGYLLVAIRDDENRVRFSGYNPTGFKVLVFAISAGLAGIAGAMFTLQTGIVSPKAMDIAFSIEMVIWVAVGGRATLVGAILGALVVNFAKSILSENFAESWLFFQGGLFLLVVTVLPSGIVGWWRYSGYPVLLSLFGKRKEVITYPSLEEDPEVQREREEISH; from the coding sequence ATGACATCTGACTCAGTAATTGAAATTCCCGGAATAGACCAACGGCGAAAGCGTCGTCAATCCCTGCTGATTGAAGGGGGTGTGGTTACTCTAATCGCCCTGCTGCTAATTATTGTGTTTCCCCTAGTTTTGTCTGACTTTCGCCTGAGCTTGTTGGGGCGATTTTTGGCATTGGCGATCGCAGCTTTGGCAATTGACTTGATTTGGGGCTATACCGGACTTTTAAGTCTGGGTCATGGCATCTTTTTCGCCTTGGGGGGGTATGCGTTGGCAATGCACTTGACATTAGCCCCCTTGGAAGGCGATAGTTTACCAGAATTCATGAGTCTCTATGGGGTGGATAAATTGCCCTGGTTTTGGCAACCCTTTGATTCCTTTGGATTTGCTGTCTTTGCCGTTATTATTGTTCCGGCTGTCGTCGGGGGTTTGTTTGGCTATCTTGTCTTTCGTAACCGGATTCGAGGTGTTTATTTTTCTATCCTTACCCAAGCGGCGACGATTGTATTTTTCAATTTCTTCAATGGTCAGCAGAAACTATTTAACGGTACGAATGGTTTGACCAATTACCAAACCTTACTGGGGGCTGATGTGAATGCCACCCGAACCCAGTTTATATTTTATACCATTACAATCCTGTTGCTGGTTGTCTCTTATGCCTTATGTCGCTGGCTGACTCAGGGTCGTTTTGGGTACTTGCTGGTGGCGATTCGCGATGATGAAAATCGGGTGCGGTTTTCGGGGTACAATCCCACAGGATTTAAGGTGTTAGTCTTTGCCATTTCTGCGGGGTTGGCGGGAATCGCGGGTGCAATGTTCACGCTGCAAACGGGGATTGTTTCACCGAAGGCGATGGATATTGCCTTTTCGATTGAAATGGTGATTTGGGTGGCGGTTGGTGGTCGTGCTACACTCGTGGGCGCAATTCTAGGGGCGTTGGTGGTTAATTTTGCTAAAAGTATTTTAAGTGAAAACTTTGCCGAAAGTTGGTTATTTTTCCAAGGCGGATTATTTTTGTTGGTGGTGACAGTATTGCCCAGTGGAATTGTCGGGTGGTGGCGGTATTCCGGATATCCGGTGTTGCTGAGTTTATTTGGAAAGCGAAAAGAGGTGATTACATATCCCAGTTTAGAAGAAGACCCGGAGGTGCAACGTGAACGAGAGGAAATTAGTCATTAG
- the urtD gene encoding urea ABC transporter ATP-binding protein UrtD, translating to MNQQILAIEDLTVSFDGFKALNTLNFSMDTGELRVIIGPNGAGKTTFLDVITGKVQPTRGRVLFKGRNLRRKSEDVIVRMGIGRKFQTPRVYLNLTVRENLDLACNRRKNVFSTLFGRPAASERRTVLGLLETIGLVPKADLQADLLSHGEKQRLEIGMLVAQSPDLLLVDEPVAGLTDEETENIADLLINLAESHSIIVIEHDMEFVRLIARKVTVLHEGSVLCEGSIDEVHNDPRVVEVYLGRESSISAHQMKLLRIVTAMAWSDGDLAPEEAELIIARLSQLFSTDSEEQKKLQTELRDYLAANVDIDELVAQIENPEERELILKLGYEVINVSARTPNEPTINQQEAAAYKELIKLLDLPEVVVNRLETDTAESL from the coding sequence ATGAATCAACAAATTTTAGCCATTGAAGATTTAACTGTTAGTTTTGATGGCTTTAAGGCACTCAACACCCTCAACTTCAGTATGGATACTGGAGAGTTACGGGTGATTATTGGACCCAATGGTGCGGGAAAAACCACGTTTCTCGATGTGATTACGGGGAAAGTTCAGCCCACTAGGGGACGAGTTCTGTTTAAAGGACGCAATTTGCGGCGCAAATCGGAAGATGTGATTGTGCGGATGGGGATTGGTCGTAAATTTCAAACCCCGCGAGTTTACCTCAATCTAACGGTTCGAGAAAATTTAGACTTAGCCTGTAATCGCCGTAAAAATGTTTTTTCAACGCTGTTTGGGCGTCCTGCTGCATCGGAACGACGCACGGTGTTAGGGTTATTAGAAACAATTGGTTTAGTTCCAAAAGCCGATTTACAAGCCGATTTACTTTCCCATGGGGAAAAGCAACGGTTAGAAATTGGCATGTTGGTGGCGCAATCCCCGGATTTATTGCTGGTTGATGAACCTGTGGCTGGGTTGACTGATGAAGAGACTGAAAATATTGCTGACTTACTGATCAATTTAGCCGAGAGTCATTCAATTATTGTCATTGAACACGATATGGAATTCGTGCGGCTGATTGCCCGTAAGGTGACGGTGTTGCATGAGGGTTCGGTGTTATGTGAAGGGAGTATTGATGAGGTGCATAATGACCCCCGTGTGGTGGAAGTGTATTTAGGGCGAGAGTCCTCGATTAGCGCCCATCAAATGAAACTGCTGCGAATTGTCACCGCAATGGCTTGGTCTGATGGGGATTTAGCCCCGGAAGAAGCGGAGTTAATTATTGCTCGCTTGAGTCAATTGTTTTCAACGGATAGTGAAGAACAGAAGAAGTTACAAACCGAACTCCGGGATTATTTAGCCGCTAATGTTGATATTGATGAATTGGTGGCTCAAATTGAAAATCCTGAAGAACGGGAGTTAATTCTGAAGTTGGGGTATGAGGTGATTAATGTTAGCGCTCGCACGCCTAATGAACCGACGATTAATCAACAAGAAGCAGCAGCCTATAAAGAACTGATCAAGCTTCTGGATTTACCGGAAGTCGTGGTGAATCGTTTGGAAACAGATACCGCCGAGTCGTTGTGA
- the urtE gene encoding urea ABC transporter ATP-binding subunit UrtE, giving the protein MLQIRDVNVYYGESHILRDVDLSVPVGQMVCLIGRNGVGKTTLLKTIMGLLKPRTGTITLAEQLITHKSPDQRAKLGIGYVPQGREIIPRLTVKENLLLGLEACRRGRGNKAEIPEEIFSLFPVLESMLSRMGGDLSGGQQQQLAIARALMGKPRLLVLDEPTEGIQPSIILEIEAAIRQIVKSTGISVLLVEQHLHFVRQADWYYAMQKGGIVASGSTSELSQQVIQRFLAV; this is encoded by the coding sequence ATGCTGCAAATTAGGGATGTGAATGTTTACTATGGCGAAAGTCACATCCTGCGGGATGTCGATTTAAGTGTACCCGTCGGACAAATGGTTTGCCTGATTGGACGTAATGGCGTGGGCAAAACAACATTACTGAAAACGATTATGGGGTTGCTCAAACCTCGAACAGGTACAATTACCTTAGCCGAGCAACTGATTACCCATAAATCCCCAGATCAACGGGCAAAATTAGGCATTGGTTATGTTCCCCAAGGGCGGGAGATTATTCCGCGCTTAACGGTAAAAGAAAATCTGTTGCTGGGGTTGGAAGCCTGTCGTCGGGGTAGAGGGAACAAAGCCGAGATTCCTGAAGAGATTTTCAGCTTATTCCCCGTGTTAGAATCCATGCTATCTCGCATGGGCGGAGATTTAAGTGGAGGACAACAGCAACAACTTGCGATCGCGCGGGCGTTAATGGGGAAACCTCGATTATTGGTATTGGATGAACCCACCGAAGGGATTCAACCGTCGATTATCTTAGAGATTGAAGCCGCTATCCGCCAGATTGTCAAGTCTACAGGCATTTCTGTGCTATTGGTGGAACAGCATCTGCATTTTGTGCGACAAGCGGATTGGTACTACGCAATGCAAAAGGGAGGTATTGTCGCATCAGGTTCAACCAGCGAATTGAGTCAGCAGGTGATTCAGCGCTTTTTAGCAGTTTAG
- a CDS encoding sensor histidine kinase — protein MHHSESGILSNHPGVATPSPPSRRFLLFANPVLWINRISRRWSIHQKIGSGYFLAVSIAVFGTATGLIVGEHYDDSARESLEITQERLDMLGNLEKSFFTIQLYQERLTYLSENQSLEADFIVRLNETLIKSNSQLAQLQFHLKTHRQLPSDYKNSPKDILNYCERGLDTYHQIVSSLLERLNSETLTPSQLQTIQPFFVKTFKSELIPQFETISASLDKLVRLTEIQQQQAKAKFKDAKILRASIIAGSMMLSIGIAAVLAIYTSRAIARPIQAVTLVAKQATQDGNFDLQAPVMTEDEIGVLATSLNHLIQRVATQIRDLQQAQAQLIQSEKMSSLGQMVAGLAHEINNPVNFIHGNLTYTQEYTRDILELLHLYQQHYPHPSAEIQRKLDDIDLQFIREDLPKIMNSMQVGSERIRQIILSLRNFSRLDEAEMKRVDLHQGIDNTLLILNSRLTQNIKVIKQYGQIPLIECYPAQLNQVFMNIINNAIDELSVESGLAKRQILIQTQQIAPNQIEIKIQDTGSGIPPDIKPKIFDPFFTTKPVGKGTGMGLAISYQIIEKHQGKIKVISELGQGSEFIVSLPIKPE, from the coding sequence ATGCATCACTCAGAATCAGGTATTCTTTCTAACCATCCAGGTGTCGCGACTCCTTCCCCGCCATCGCGTCGCTTTCTTCTGTTTGCTAATCCTGTACTTTGGATCAATCGTATCAGCCGTCGTTGGAGTATTCATCAAAAAATTGGTTCTGGCTATTTTTTAGCGGTGAGTATTGCTGTTTTTGGAACAGCGACAGGATTAATCGTGGGAGAACATTATGATGATAGCGCCAGAGAGTCGTTAGAAATTACCCAGGAACGACTGGATATGTTAGGAAATTTAGAAAAATCTTTTTTTACTATTCAATTGTACCAAGAACGACTAACCTATTTATCAGAAAATCAGTCTTTAGAAGCTGATTTTATTGTGAGATTAAATGAAACTTTAATAAAAAGCAATAGTCAACTCGCCCAATTACAATTTCATTTAAAAACTCATCGTCAATTACCCAGCGATTATAAGAACTCGCCAAAAGATATATTGAATTATTGTGAGCGGGGTTTAGACACCTATCATCAGATCGTTAGCTCTCTTTTAGAAAGACTTAATTCTGAAACGCTTACTCCCAGTCAACTTCAAACGATTCAACCTTTTTTTGTAAAAACGTTTAAAAGCGAACTGATTCCCCAGTTTGAAACAATTTCAGCAAGTTTAGACAAGCTCGTTCGCTTAACGGAAATTCAGCAACAGCAGGCAAAGGCTAAATTTAAGGACGCTAAGATATTACGGGCTAGCATCATTGCAGGGAGTATGATGCTATCAATAGGAATTGCCGCTGTTTTAGCCATCTATACCAGTCGTGCGATCGCCCGTCCCATTCAAGCTGTAACTCTTGTTGCCAAACAAGCCACTCAGGACGGTAATTTTGACCTACAAGCACCCGTCATGACTGAAGATGAAATTGGAGTTTTAGCCACGTCTCTGAATCATCTTATTCAACGAGTCGCTACGCAAATTCGCGACTTACAGCAAGCCCAAGCTCAACTGATTCAAAGTGAAAAAATGTCCAGTTTGGGACAGATGGTGGCTGGACTTGCCCATGAGATTAATAATCCGGTGAATTTTATTCATGGGAATCTGACATACACCCAAGAGTATACCCGTGATATTCTCGAACTCTTACATCTGTATCAGCAGCATTATCCCCACCCTTCAGCAGAGATTCAAAGGAAACTTGACGACATAGATTTGCAGTTTATCCGTGAAGATTTACCCAAAATTATGAACTCCATGCAAGTGGGAAGCGAACGCATTCGCCAAATCATTTTATCCTTGCGAAACTTCTCTCGCCTCGATGAGGCAGAAATGAAACGAGTTGATCTTCATCAAGGAATTGACAATACACTTTTAATTCTAAATTCTCGCCTGACTCAGAATATTAAAGTCATCAAGCAGTATGGACAAATTCCTTTAATTGAGTGCTATCCAGCCCAACTCAATCAAGTGTTTATGAATATTATCAATAATGCCATTGATGAACTCAGTGTTGAGTCAGGTTTGGCAAAACGACAGATTTTAATCCAAACCCAACAAATTGCTCCCAATCAAATTGAAATCAAAATTCAGGATACAGGTTCGGGGATTCCTCCAGACATAAAACCTAAAATATTCGACCCCTTTTTTACAACCAAGCCCGTTGGCAAAGGAACAGGGATGGGTTTGGCTATCTCCTATCAGATTATTGAGAAACATCAGGGAAAAATAAAGGTAATTTCAGAACTGGGTCAAGGTTCAGAGTTTATCGTCAGTTTACCGATTAAGCCGGAGTAA